Proteins encoded together in one Oceanidesulfovibrio indonesiensis window:
- the pyrR gene encoding bifunctional pyr operon transcriptional regulator/uracil phosphoribosyltransferase PyrR: MQDCKDILSAGEMEALLAGLADQVIAVHKDCGNLALVGIQRRGVDIARRLKDIIDARTGCVLPLGRLDINLYRDDWTSLDVQPTISQTDIPFAIEGREILLVDDVLFTGRTIRAALEAILDFGRPRKVELLVLVDRGNRELPIEANFVGERVDTHRGEHVNVYLSERDGEDRVCLVA; encoded by the coding sequence ATGCAGGATTGCAAGGACATTCTCAGCGCGGGCGAGATGGAAGCGCTGCTCGCCGGGCTTGCCGATCAAGTCATCGCCGTCCACAAGGACTGCGGGAACCTGGCTCTCGTGGGCATTCAGCGCCGCGGCGTTGACATAGCGCGCCGGCTCAAGGACATCATCGACGCCAGGACCGGATGCGTGCTGCCTCTGGGCCGTCTGGACATCAATCTCTACCGCGACGACTGGACGAGCCTGGACGTTCAGCCGACAATCAGCCAGACCGACATACCCTTCGCCATCGAGGGCCGCGAGATTCTTCTCGTGGACGACGTGCTTTTTACCGGCCGGACTATCCGCGCCGCCCTGGAAGCGATTCTGGACTTCGGCCGTCCGCGAAAGGTGGAACTGCTCGTGCTGGTGGACCGCGGCAACCGCGAACTGCCCATCGAGGCGAATTTCGTGGGCGAGCGTGTGGATACCCACCGCGGCGAGCATGTGAATGTCTATCTCAGCGAGCGCGACGGCGAGGACCGGGTGTGCCTCGTGGCGTGA
- a CDS encoding DegQ family serine endoprotease → MTRAAVSSVICALCAMLLLAAPARAELPEFTELAENAGPAVVNIATVKTVDTSERLKDFFRFHGPEDKFRDFFDQFERFFGDRFGGERQESSLGSGFIISEDGFIVTNNHVVEGAEEVKVNLQNPEGDEESYDATVVGRDIETDLAVLKIEVERNLPTLTWGDSDAMRIGQWVVAIGNPFGLDHSVTAGIVSAKGRVIGSGPFDDFIQTDASINPGNSGGPLLNMAGEVIGINTAIVASGQGIGFAIPSSMAMRVIAQIKTGKPMERGWIGVTIQDVDEDMATALDMDEARGALVADVMEGEPADKAGMKSGDVILAVNGEEVADASGLLKAIAGIKPGEQAELEVWRKGKRINLTATLGQRDAERLAEGMQPESDDESAPDARAEAYGLTLQPVPEGMARELGIDKNLGLLVRDVASGTPAMNAEIQPGDVILEVNQKPVSDVEKFNAILGSEGKEKGVVLLLLNRQGRNLFRSMVVE, encoded by the coding sequence GTTATCTGCGCGCTCTGCGCAATGCTGCTGTTGGCGGCACCGGCGCGCGCCGAGCTGCCCGAGTTCACCGAACTTGCCGAAAACGCCGGCCCAGCCGTAGTCAACATCGCCACCGTCAAGACCGTGGATACCTCGGAACGGCTCAAGGACTTCTTCCGCTTCCATGGCCCTGAAGACAAGTTCCGAGATTTTTTCGACCAGTTCGAACGCTTCTTTGGCGACCGATTCGGCGGAGAACGCCAGGAAAGCTCCCTGGGCTCCGGCTTCATCATCTCCGAGGACGGCTTCATCGTCACAAACAACCACGTGGTTGAAGGCGCCGAAGAGGTGAAGGTGAATCTTCAGAATCCTGAGGGCGATGAGGAATCCTACGACGCCACAGTTGTAGGGCGCGATATCGAAACCGACCTCGCCGTGCTCAAGATCGAGGTTGAGCGCAATCTGCCTACGCTCACCTGGGGCGATTCCGACGCCATGCGCATAGGTCAGTGGGTTGTCGCCATCGGCAACCCCTTCGGCCTGGACCACTCTGTCACCGCCGGCATCGTCTCGGCCAAAGGGCGCGTCATCGGCTCCGGACCGTTCGACGACTTCATCCAGACCGACGCCTCCATCAACCCCGGCAACTCCGGCGGCCCCCTGCTGAACATGGCGGGCGAGGTCATCGGCATCAACACGGCCATCGTGGCGTCGGGCCAGGGCATCGGGTTCGCCATCCCATCATCCATGGCCATGCGCGTCATCGCGCAAATCAAGACCGGCAAGCCCATGGAACGCGGCTGGATCGGCGTGACCATCCAGGACGTTGACGAAGACATGGCCACGGCCCTGGATATGGATGAAGCACGGGGCGCTCTCGTGGCCGACGTCATGGAAGGCGAGCCCGCAGACAAGGCCGGCATGAAGTCCGGCGATGTCATCCTGGCCGTGAACGGCGAGGAAGTCGCGGACGCCTCGGGGCTGCTCAAGGCGATTGCCGGTATCAAACCCGGGGAGCAGGCCGAGCTTGAGGTGTGGCGCAAAGGCAAGCGCATCAACCTGACCGCCACTCTGGGGCAGCGGGACGCCGAACGTCTGGCGGAAGGCATGCAGCCCGAGAGCGACGACGAGTCCGCCCCCGACGCCAGGGCTGAAGCCTATGGCCTGACACTCCAGCCCGTGCCGGAAGGCATGGCCCGCGAGTTGGGCATAGACAAAAACCTGGGTCTGCTCGTACGAGACGTTGCAAGCGGCACTCCGGCCATGAATGCGGAGATCCAGCCCGGCGACGTCATCCTGGAGGTCAACCAGAAGCCCGTTTCCGACGTGGAGAAGTTCAACGCCATTCTGGGCAGCGAGGGCAAGGAAAAAGGCGTGGTCCTGCTCTTGCTCAACCGGCAGGGACGTAACCTCTTCCGCTCCATGGTTGTGGAGTAG
- the hslU gene encoding ATP-dependent protease ATPase subunit HslU: MDVMTPREIVAELDKYIVGQAEAKRMVAIAMRNRWRRRQLDPELREEIAPKNIIMIGPTGVGKTEIARRLAKLAQSPFFKVEATKFTEVGYVGRDVESMVRDLMEIGVSIVKDEEEERVKAKAEQNAEERLLDLLLPKSGSMGREEQQQQSAAWKPGEPIPAGPAPDEAANVPGFAREDEEKKPSSTREKLRKLWRDGYLDDRQVEMEVTSQGPQMEIMAMPGMEEIGFQFKDMMKNVFPQKKKRRSIRVKDAYELLVQEEAQRLVDMDKVTEQAKERVEQDGIIFIDEIDKIVSGSDSQKSGEVSREGVQRDLLPIVEGSTVNTKHGMIRTDHILFIAAGAFHTAKPSDLVPELQGRFPLRVELSPLDEEDFYRILTEPRNALTKQYVALLGTEDITVEFSDDAIREIASFAARTNEETDNIGARRLYTIIEKVLTELSFEAPEKKGQSVTIDAAYVREHLADVIEDRDLSRYIL, from the coding sequence ATGGATGTTATGACGCCCCGCGAGATCGTAGCGGAGCTCGACAAATACATTGTGGGACAGGCCGAAGCCAAGCGCATGGTGGCCATCGCCATGCGCAACCGCTGGCGCCGTCGCCAGCTGGACCCCGAGCTGCGCGAGGAAATCGCGCCCAAAAACATCATAATGATCGGCCCCACCGGCGTGGGCAAGACCGAGATTGCCCGGCGGCTGGCCAAGCTGGCCCAGTCTCCGTTCTTCAAAGTGGAGGCCACCAAGTTCACCGAGGTGGGCTACGTGGGGCGCGACGTTGAATCCATGGTCCGCGACCTTATGGAGATTGGCGTGTCCATAGTCAAGGACGAGGAAGAGGAACGGGTCAAGGCAAAGGCCGAGCAGAACGCCGAGGAGCGCCTCCTGGACCTGCTGCTGCCCAAGTCAGGCTCCATGGGCAGGGAAGAGCAACAGCAGCAGTCCGCGGCATGGAAGCCAGGCGAGCCCATTCCAGCCGGTCCTGCGCCGGATGAGGCCGCCAATGTGCCCGGCTTTGCCCGCGAGGACGAAGAAAAGAAACCATCCTCCACGCGTGAAAAGCTGCGCAAGCTCTGGCGTGATGGTTACCTGGACGATCGCCAGGTGGAAATGGAGGTCACGTCCCAAGGCCCGCAGATGGAGATCATGGCCATGCCCGGCATGGAAGAGATCGGTTTCCAGTTCAAAGACATGATGAAGAACGTCTTCCCGCAGAAGAAGAAACGCCGCTCCATCCGCGTGAAGGACGCCTATGAGCTGCTGGTGCAGGAAGAAGCCCAGCGCCTGGTGGACATGGACAAGGTCACCGAACAGGCCAAGGAACGCGTGGAGCAGGACGGCATCATCTTCATCGATGAAATCGACAAGATCGTGTCCGGCTCCGACAGCCAGAAGTCCGGCGAAGTCTCCCGCGAAGGCGTGCAGCGCGATCTCTTGCCCATCGTGGAGGGATCTACCGTGAACACCAAGCACGGCATGATCCGCACGGACCACATTCTCTTCATCGCGGCCGGCGCTTTCCACACGGCCAAGCCTTCCGACCTCGTGCCCGAGCTGCAAGGCCGTTTCCCGCTGCGCGTGGAGCTCTCCCCCCTTGACGAAGAAGATTTCTACCGCATCCTCACCGAGCCCAGAAACGCGCTGACCAAGCAGTATGTCGCCCTGCTCGGCACCGAGGACATCACCGTGGAATTCTCGGACGACGCCATCCGCGAAATAGCCTCCTTCGCCGCCCGCACCAACGAGGAAACGGACAACATCGGCGCGCGCCGGCTCTACACTATCATAGAGAAGGTCCTCACCGAGCTGTCCTTCGAGGCCCCGGAAAAGAAGGGCCAGTCCGTCACCATCGATGCCGCCTACGTCCGCGAGCATCTTGCAGACGTCATAGAGGATCGCGACCTCTCGCGCTACATCCTTTAG
- a CDS encoding phenylacetate--CoA ligase family protein, whose translation MSITREESCWSDVECLSPEERDAAKWARCRDVMAHGWSESAEVRERMEASGLVPGDLQSPEDYAKLPPLSKKQLIILQQDKGIAHLLAVDPGALSRIYMSPGPIFDPEGREQDYWGWTAAFHAAGFRAGDLVQMTFGYHLTPAGLMLEEPLREIGCAVVPAGPGNTDVQIDLMTRLPVTGFVGMASYLKVIKDKAVSKGLDPRKDFRLDVAFVAAERLPESLRQELEDAFGMRVRQGYGTADLGCAAYECRELTGMHVSPRCWVEICDPDTGQPVPPGEVGEVVVTPFIRAYPLLRLATGDLSRIVDEQCPCGRTSPRLAGILGRADDTTKVRGQFLYPHQIQEVVARFEQVARWQLVVGNQGGRETVLMRLYMPEGEVDQAEFLARFQALCKLRPAVAIVRDSEALPADAPRVRDERTY comes from the coding sequence GTGAGCATCACGCGTGAGGAAAGCTGCTGGAGCGATGTGGAGTGCTTATCCCCGGAAGAGCGCGACGCAGCGAAGTGGGCGCGGTGCCGGGACGTCATGGCCCATGGCTGGTCCGAATCGGCCGAGGTGCGCGAGCGTATGGAAGCGTCCGGTCTTGTGCCGGGCGATCTGCAATCGCCCGAGGATTATGCGAAACTGCCGCCTCTCTCCAAGAAACAGCTCATCATCTTGCAGCAGGACAAGGGGATCGCGCATCTTCTTGCCGTGGACCCCGGCGCGCTTTCGCGCATCTACATGTCGCCCGGTCCCATATTCGACCCGGAGGGCCGCGAGCAGGACTACTGGGGCTGGACCGCCGCGTTTCATGCCGCAGGTTTTCGCGCCGGCGACCTTGTGCAGATGACCTTCGGCTATCATCTGACGCCTGCCGGGCTGATGCTGGAGGAGCCGTTGCGGGAGATAGGCTGCGCCGTGGTGCCTGCCGGACCGGGCAACACGGACGTGCAGATCGACCTCATGACGCGGCTTCCGGTTACCGGGTTCGTGGGCATGGCCAGCTATCTCAAGGTCATCAAGGACAAGGCCGTGTCCAAAGGATTGGACCCGCGAAAAGATTTCCGTCTCGATGTCGCGTTCGTGGCTGCCGAACGGTTGCCCGAAAGCCTGCGCCAGGAGCTCGAGGACGCCTTCGGCATGCGCGTGCGGCAAGGCTACGGCACTGCCGATCTGGGCTGCGCAGCGTATGAGTGCAGAGAACTCACGGGCATGCACGTATCCCCGCGCTGCTGGGTGGAGATCTGCGACCCGGACACGGGTCAACCCGTGCCTCCAGGCGAGGTGGGCGAGGTGGTGGTGACCCCCTTCATCCGGGCGTATCCGCTGCTGCGGCTGGCCACCGGCGACCTGTCCAGAATAGTGGACGAGCAGTGCCCCTGCGGCAGGACCTCGCCGCGTCTGGCTGGCATTCTGGGCCGGGCGGACGACACCACCAAGGTCAGGGGCCAGTTCCTCTACCCGCACCAGATTCAGGAAGTAGTGGCGCGGTTCGAGCAGGTTGCCCGCTGGCAGCTTGTGGTGGGCAACCAAGGCGGTCGCGAGACCGTGCTGATGCGGCTCTACATGCCCGAAGGCGAAGTGGACCAAGCCGAGTTCCTGGCGCGGTTCCAGGCCCTGTGCAAGCTGCGGCCGGCCGTGGCGATCGTGCGCGACTCCGAAGCCCTGCCGGCAGACGCACCGCGGGTGCGCGATGAACGGACGTACTAG
- a CDS encoding DUF883 family protein, translating into MPHMEETAKAKERIRDDFKLLVEDAQALLKATSDDADKATKEARDKLAKRLGEYRERYSGVEDAILGRAEQVDHFVHSKPYQAMGAALGAGLLLGWIFSRK; encoded by the coding sequence ATGCCCCATATGGAAGAGACCGCCAAAGCCAAAGAACGCATCCGTGATGATTTCAAGCTGCTGGTGGAAGACGCCCAGGCCCTGCTCAAGGCCACGTCCGATGACGCAGATAAAGCCACCAAGGAGGCGCGCGACAAGCTCGCGAAACGTCTGGGGGAATACCGGGAGCGCTACTCCGGCGTGGAAGACGCCATTCTCGGCCGGGCCGAGCAGGTGGACCACTTCGTCCACAGCAAGCCTTACCAGGCCATGGGCGCAGCGCTGGGCGCCGGCCTGCTCCTGGGCTGGATCTTTTCGCGCAAGTAA
- the argB gene encoding acetylglutamate kinase, which translates to MTALDKGTRVAKLLMESLPYIRNFHGQSVVIKYGGHAMKDEALKQAFAKSVVMLKYIGVNPVIVHGGGPQIGRLLEQLNIQCSFREGMRVTDEATMDVVEMVLGGKVNKEIVNLLNLHGGKAVGLSGTDGWCIRCRQLEMAVSHENAPPEIIDLGRVGEVTHIETSLIYSLEREGFIPVIAPIGVDDTGRTYNINADSVAGAVSAALGAKRLILLTDVAGILDKQGELISSMSMAAAAMAIGDGTVQGGMIPKVKCCLEALDAGVEKAQIIDGRVENSVLLELFTQKGIGTEIVRRG; encoded by the coding sequence ATGACCGCTCTCGACAAAGGCACGCGCGTGGCCAAACTCCTTATGGAGAGCCTGCCCTACATCCGAAATTTCCACGGCCAGTCCGTGGTCATCAAATACGGCGGACACGCCATGAAGGACGAGGCCCTCAAACAGGCCTTCGCCAAGTCCGTGGTCATGCTCAAGTACATCGGCGTAAACCCGGTCATCGTGCACGGCGGCGGCCCGCAGATAGGCAGGCTCCTGGAACAGCTCAACATCCAGTGCTCGTTCCGGGAGGGCATGCGTGTGACCGACGAAGCCACCATGGACGTGGTCGAAATGGTCCTGGGCGGCAAGGTCAACAAGGAGATCGTCAACCTCCTCAACCTCCACGGTGGCAAGGCCGTGGGCCTCTCCGGCACGGACGGCTGGTGCATCCGCTGCCGCCAGCTGGAAATGGCAGTGAGCCACGAGAATGCTCCGCCCGAGATCATAGACCTGGGCCGCGTGGGCGAGGTGACCCATATCGAGACGAGCCTCATCTACTCCCTGGAGCGCGAAGGCTTCATTCCGGTCATCGCGCCCATCGGCGTGGACGACACTGGCCGCACGTACAACATCAATGCGGACTCGGTGGCCGGCGCCGTGTCCGCGGCCCTGGGCGCCAAGCGTCTCATCCTGCTCACGGACGTGGCCGGCATTCTGGACAAACAAGGCGAGCTCATCTCCTCCATGTCCATGGCCGCCGCCGCCATGGCCATAGGCGACGGCACGGTGCAGGGCGGTATGATCCCCAAGGTGAAATGCTGCCTGGAAGCCCTGGACGCCGGCGTGGAGAAGGCCCAGATCATCGACGGCCGCGTGGAAAACTCCGTGCTCCTGGAGCTCTTCACGCAAAAAGGCATTGGCACTGAAATCGTACGGAGGGGATAG
- a CDS encoding IscA/HesB family protein, with protein MVNVSDNAMKELEAYFADKEKSPIRVYLAPGGUAGPRLALALDEPNDNDEVVELNGFKFVVEKDLLEKAKPISIDISYMGFTVDSAMPLGGGSCSTSCGSGGCG; from the coding sequence ATGGTTAACGTTTCCGATAACGCAATGAAGGAACTGGAGGCCTACTTCGCCGACAAGGAGAAGAGCCCCATCCGCGTGTATCTCGCTCCGGGCGGCTGAGCTGGCCCCCGGCTGGCATTGGCTCTGGATGAGCCAAACGACAACGACGAAGTGGTCGAGTTGAACGGTTTCAAGTTCGTGGTCGAAAAAGACCTGCTCGAAAAGGCCAAACCCATCAGCATCGATATCTCCTACATGGGCTTCACTGTGGATTCCGCCATGCCTCTGGGCGGCGGTTCCTGCAGCACCAGTTGCGGCTCCGGCGGTTGCGGCTAG
- a CDS encoding IscA/HesB family protein has protein sequence MVNISANALEELNTFFADKEKSPIRVFLAPGGCSGPRMALALDEPNENDEVVEQEGFKFIVEKDLYEKAKPISIDISAMGFTVDSALPLGGGDCSTSCGSGGCCG, from the coding sequence ATGGTCAATATTTCCGCCAACGCGCTTGAAGAGTTGAACACTTTCTTCGCCGACAAGGAGAAGAGCCCCATCCGCGTATTCCTGGCTCCGGGCGGCTGTTCCGGGCCCAGAATGGCTCTGGCTCTGGACGAGCCAAACGAGAACGACGAGGTCGTAGAACAGGAAGGCTTCAAGTTCATCGTGGAAAAGGACCTTTACGAAAAAGCCAAGCCCATCAGCATAGACATCTCGGCAATGGGCTTCACGGTGGATTCCGCCCTGCCCCTGGGCGGCGGCGACTGCAGCACCAGCTGCGGCTCCGGCGGCTGCTGCGGTTAA
- a CDS encoding phage holin family protein, translated as MSRSMPGPLESALASILEAPEHARRAVRLILALGRNRVELLGVEAREESLFLLRLLILAAAAFLFLALAVVVGTFTVIYAVGPEHRLTALLAATALFALTGIVLALVARARASKARLPFSQTVEELRKDEECL; from the coding sequence ATGTCCAGATCTATGCCTGGTCCGCTTGAATCCGCCCTCGCCTCTATCTTGGAAGCGCCTGAGCACGCCCGGCGCGCCGTACGGCTCATCCTCGCCCTGGGCAGGAACCGCGTGGAGCTTCTTGGGGTGGAGGCGCGGGAGGAATCCCTGTTCCTGCTGCGGTTGCTCATCCTGGCCGCCGCTGCCTTCCTGTTTCTGGCGCTGGCCGTCGTGGTCGGCACCTTCACGGTAATCTACGCCGTAGGGCCGGAGCACAGGCTCACCGCCCTGCTTGCAGCCACGGCCCTGTTCGCGTTGACCGGCATCGTGCTGGCGCTCGTCGCCCGCGCACGGGCGAGCAAGGCAAGGCTCCCCTTCTCCCAGACCGTGGAGGAACTGCGCAAGGACGAGGAGTGCCTGTGA